The Thunnus maccoyii chromosome 15, fThuMac1.1, whole genome shotgun sequence DNA segment CCAAGTACAGAAGACTACTTTCAAAACACAATGTGAAAGCATAtgatattttatgtactgtactaATAATATTGGCTTTCACTCGCTGCCTACCGTGGTATCAAGAGTCCTGTCAGTCAATTTGAGCGTGAAAAACTAAACTTCTGCCACCAACTGTTGGTTTCAGTTGGACTTTCTGTTGCTAGTGGCAACTCCAACAGTTCCATAGGATCTTCAGGTAAACGGACATTGTTTCATCCATCTTTGATCCAGATACAAATGCTCTTGTTGGAGTATTATCTGTAGGTGCTCTTTTTACTATAGCTAGctgttttattgatttgataatttagtttttctgtAGGCTGTTAATCACTAACCAAGCTAGCCATTATACCAGCTAGCTGTCTGACGCTAATGTGTTGCTAATATAGCGTAACTGTGACTTGACAACCTATTATgtgttttactctttttatatttatggtagcagtaaaaatgttttatgtttggcTATTACTGTGTTGTACTTCTTATGGCAACTTAATGTTTATCTGGTGATACTTCTGGTGTCTCTTCTTTAGTCTATTGTTGTAATATTGTTTAGAGTGACTGTCCTCCAAAGAAAACTGACACAATAGGTCGACTGCTGTtggtttcctgtttccaaccatgaGTGTAACATCCCCAACCGCAAGTCAGGgcagtttttaaaagaaacgTAACTTCATAATGAGAAGTTGCATGACTTTAAGAAATTGGTCATTTTAActcacaccacatgtttctctaagcCCATTTCAGTAGTATATCATCCACCTTTGATCTAAGTCTTGTTTCTGGtatcacttctttttttcagatttaatcACTTCCATTGAACAACACTGAGTTATTGTATGTTATCCTGTATTAGTTTCACAGTTCAGTTTGATAATTGCTTCCAGTAAAAACTTAAAAGGCCAATTCCTGTCTTCGATCATTATTGGAAGTGTGTTTAGCTTGCTGCATTTCTAAGCAACACACATAATGAGGGCAAAGAAAGCACAGTGTTTTGGCTTTCGAGACACAGTGATATAATGTTGCTTGTATCTAATTAAAGTCTGGATCTTAAATGTTTCGATGTGGGACAATCACATCACTGAGAAAAGAAATCATGTGTTCAACCACATAACTGGCACAGAATCAACTACTGATGAAGCAAAATATTGTAAAAAGCTGCCACAACACAGTGTATGGTGCTAAAAGGACACTTGGGGAATGAACTCATAAATTCATTAGATGCAAGTTGACCTAAAATCATTATATTTAATGCTGACATCAATACATGCTGCATGCAAGTCATTATCTTTTTCACTGCAGAAGACTTTATAATAACAAAACCAACCGTGTAGTCTCTGGATAATTGTTAAGAATTACACTGTGTTTATGGAAAATGAAAgaagctttgtttttctttaatcgTGCAGAGCATTTTATTAAACTTAGACAATACCCGTTAGATTAAAGATTCACTAATTTTGCCTTATTTTTTCCACTTCCTTTTCCATCACCTGACTTCCTGctgtctcttttccttctcACTAATTGGTTGGCCGGTTCACACTTCATTATCTTGATTCATTTCACTTGTGCACTCTAGTCCTATTTAAACACATCCCTCactgtcattcattttttcaCTTCTACACAGGGCAGCAGAATTGGTAAGAAGTTTATTTTGCACCACAATTTAAACTTAGTTTTGTTGAaacaatatttcctttttaaagatatgagaataattttctgtgtttatttaatctTGTATTTCTTGTCTTTCAGATATAGACCCATGTGTTTCTTTTCCCCCCCTTGCTTTTCCCCATACACTTCTACAATCCACATTatcaaataaatatcttgaGAGTGAATTCAATACCCTATCTATTTAGGGTATTTTCAGATCTGTTATCTAATCTCTCATCTCTCAAGATTACAAAAGGCAAACTTTTATCTGCTAGCTTCTTGATTTTTATACTAAGAGTGAACCCTACAATATTGGTTATCAAAGGGGGGGAATTTCAGATTACTACACTGACAATTATGAAGCAATTTCGTACTGCAGTGTGGTGGTTCTGAGCACGAACTCCTGTGgtttaacaaaataaatgagaaaaagaatGTAAACGTGAGCAGAGGTGAGGGACTCCCACAAATAGAAAAACTCAAAAGGAGCTTGATATGATTAATGATGTGTGGAAGTGAGAATGACACTTGGTGTACACAGAGGGTGTGAAGCAAAGAAAGGCTGCAGGCCCCAGCAGGAGCCATTCAAAGtgataataacataaaaaatactttttagtTGAATGAATTATCTAAGAGCTTTAAAAATATCAGCTATAAACACAATATGGATCCCACAGTGATTTTAAATCATGTAAAACATCTTGGGAAGTTCAAGCAAAAGAGGATTTACTTATTAGTTTCATTCATACAACAAAGTGTTATTTTATGTGTCTACTCCTACAGCATTTGTTATGTTGAAAAATTAGCAAAAACCACGGGAAACCATGTATGAACGTCAGTAAGTATGACATGTTGGGCAAAGACACAGTGGAAGAATGAATGTGCAGGTTCTATTTTGGGCTTTTGATTTCAGAGCTCAGAGTCCGTGATATCGTAAAAGCTGATGTAACAAGTGAGAAGTGTGTGGCCAATTATTGCTCCAGAGGCTGCTGCGGTCAGAAGTAATGAAGTGTGATTGCTGACTGACGCAATGCAAGCCAAAagcaacatgtttttataaGATCTCTGGTAACAAGAACATGTCTCAAGACAAACAGCCCATATGTTTTAATAACACAGTCAATATCTCTAAAATACGGAGGATCCAGGATGCAAATTCGCCAAGAcgcctttgaaaaaaaatctatacgGTCCTAATTTTCAGAACTATTTTATCACATTCGCTACACCTGTTTCACACGATTTCAcgttatttttctaattttgtgATTAACCATAATCTTAAAAGTCTTCCTATCAAAATTGATAATATCTTTCTCGTTTGCATGCacatatcaaattaaaaaacagctgataaGCAGCCACAAAGAACAATGTATTAAAGAGAAAAGTAGCTTGCGTACTGTGGGCTATTTACTCGGAAAATAGTTTTGAAATTCCTGAAGAAATCATGCTCATATGCATATTCAAGAATTTGCATTTGATTCATTGGCTCTCTTAGCTTTACAGAAAACCTGttagacaaaaggaaaaaaaaatcttttcaagCGAATTTGAGAGTTAGAttgcatacaaagtcaatggaaagacGTGAGTTGACACAAATATGCCCAGGGCTTTGCGAAATGATCCcaaggtgtgtctgtgtgagttgaaaatgtttcaacatgattgaaaaatatcagaaaataacagaaagaacaggAGTCTCTGGTGACTTCTGAGTTCAGTTAAATGCTGAactgaataaacacaaaaaaaaactcccacaGACTGTATCGGTGTATCCATTACTAACTAGCTTACAGCTAACAGTACAGTTGGTACATTGGTTGTTTGAGGCGAATAACATAAACAGTCCAGCGGTCTAACTCACACATGATGCAAGATTAACATTTGTGATTTCAAGTAAAAAGTCTCAAGAACTATTTGATTGGCTGTCAAGAAATTTGGAACAGACATGTTTCCCTTaggatgaattttaataacttaAGTCATCCCTTTACTTTCCATATAGTgccatcatcagatcaaaatgttttttcaaaaaccttccaaactaatgacattgccatcagctgtactttgtatttattgatcaCTAGTGCAGTGCCCCTTCAAAATGTGCCCGTTTGGAATGGGCCGATTTCTGGCCTCTCATGCAGACCATCGGTAGACGATACAATTTACCTAAGTTCCCTACACACCTCACATGCAGAATATCTAGAGACAACAATTTTGAgctgagctgaagttgatcagatgaactgtagtgcctgttcaaaatgtgcctgagGCATCTTGgcactatgtcttgaacatacatacaaaggaatagagcttaactctctaaactttatcaattcattttttatggtagttcttatcactatagatgtaatcccatctcttaccacaatgtgggttgcaatggcagagtggcgctgtccataTTTCCGCTCATTGAATCATcaatgcagaagaagaagcagacgcaatgttgtttatgaggtatttttatatatttctgaatgtGCCTGACACATCCAGCACTAAGTCTTGAAcgtacatgccaagtttcattcacagtacaCAGTTGAGCAATAGGtcttaagtctcttaaactttttcaaggCAGTAacactacagatgtaatcccacctctgaccacaataTGGACTGCAATAGCAATATTTCCATTCGTTAACTCCATGGgcagaagaagcaaatcaatgttgtttatgaggtacttttatatatttcttgagaaccGCTCATTCAAACAACTTCATACATCGACATTGCACTTCCTTGattccccagcaatccacctgccaggtatgaagtagatcggatCAACGGTACtcgagatatgcaaaggacaaacatacagacagattcctttctttatatagagagattgGCAAATTAGTTAGCCTGCTAAGATgttaaattaacatgttaaacataatacctgctaaatatcaaCATGTTAGTACTGTTACTGTGCACATGTTAGCTTTCTGAGGTTAGCATTACCTCAAAGAACTGCTGTGCCTACGTACAGCCTCAAAGAGCCACTAGAGCTGTAGACTCTTATTCTTGTTTGAAGCCATTAGCAGTTATTAGTGACACAAAAGAACATTTCTTACATTAAACAGTGCAGTTTAAATCCTCTACAACTGTAAACATTTGCCACTCCAATATGCTCCTGGTTTATCTTTTATCGTGTTCCTTCCATTTCTGCTTCCATCCTCTTCATCATGTAAGACATTGTCCTGAAACCTGCCATATAAATCCAAACCAGGGACCTTCAACTCTTACCCAGCCTCTAATGAGTTCGTCTGGCTCCAGCAGCACTCTTTGTCATCCTGTCGGTCCCTTTGCAGGGGACGACATATCCTCTCAGCTTCCTGGCTTGCCCTCACTGACCCGAGTATTGAGGTAGCTTTAATTTACTATCTTTCCCATCTTTATTTATCAGAGTGACATGGCACAGCCAAACAATAACATACAGCCTCTTCGGAAGGAAGTATTAGTGAATTACATAGTGGTTTACTTTTCCTGGGCCAGGACAGATTTTTGCGGCTGGCTTCCTTGTTGAGGTCAGCATTGTGGAAAGGAAAGAACAACATGCAGTTGCATCAAAACTGTGGTTGAATATAGTTATTTCAGATTATTTGTCAACAGCAATTTGTTATAGTTTATTGAGCTGTGAATGGAGAGGAGAGATTAAATCCATCAAACTTTACAAACAGGAAGTCCTCTGAAACCTGGTAACAGCTGTTTCATTCATGAATTTTACTGTTTCATGAATTGTgttcatgaaaataaacactgtcTAAACTTTAAGCTACTGTTACATGATCAAGATGATAGTTGTGAACATCTCTTACTGAACATGCTGTGGTCTGATCATTGCAACAATATAAATCCAATTATGTGCAAGCTGATCACCCCAAGTACAACACAAATCAGTATCACATACAGGGTCACggagagacagcagaggagatcCTCACAGATGCATTCCTATGCAATTAATGCATAATAACACGGCCTGCCAAGTAAAACAATCTCGAAACAAGCTGTGGAAGGTAAACAAAGCTTCAGTAACAGTACAGATGTTGataagcagcaggaaaaacaggtGCATTCTCTCCAGATCTGGATCTCCTCAGCTTTCAGTGGGGTTGACCACCCAGTTCATTTGGCTCAAATCATCAGAGTAGCTTTTAATTTAGGAAATAAACTGCCTTCCCACCTGCAACATATATGTCTTTTTAGAGGCTTGTACACAATTAAAACCACCTGAGGACACTATTCCATTTCTGCTTTGCTAAGTCTGATAGAAACCAGCAACAGTTAATAGCATTTTAATGGATATTTATCTTGACTTTTGAGAAGTGTTTGATATTTTCACTAATTCACTGTTGTTGCAGTGAattagtgtcatttttaaagtgtcattttaaaggcagccaaataaatcaaatatgatTATGACTACGATAAGCAGTGTGAGATAGTGGCATAAAATTAATTCCtattatattgttataataTACTATGGTACATAGTGTAAATCACTTTACTCTAATTCAAATAGTATGACTGGTTGCTAATTCATTGGTAGAAAAgtttacacatttacactgGTGTCATGGATACAACCATTCATATACAACGTGAAGGGCTGTGGAGAACATACTGCTCTAACACTGAAATCATAGCGACCTCTACTGGTAGACCCCCACCCTCACATTCACCCTAAATTGTTCAAACTCACtctaaaattactttttttgccCTTAATTAGCTCAGTTATCTGTTAAGCTATTTGAATTAATGAAAAAACCTTATTCTTCTGAGTTTCTCAAAACTCTATGGCTGTAACTTTATTGTGGGAAGGAAGAATGAATCATCCTCATTTTGCTATAATCTGAAGGAAAGATGATACAGACTTAGTGTTTCCACTGAAATCAAAATTGTTTCAGGTCCCAGCAGATATGCTGTCATTTGGGTAGCCTCTGAGGTAATATCCAGTCATGCATGAAGAAGGCAAATTTAGAAAAACTGGTTCTCAAGGAAAGAAACAGGGTTTGAGGGTTGTCTTGGATGTGACAGATGGACCATGAGTCCCTAATGTgactattattatcataatatgCAACACTCTAAAAGAGGAGGTATTGATTGTTGGATAAAAAAGAACAAGCCAGAGCTTCTCAACaagtgctcttttttttcttggttttcatCTTCCCTCACTGACACTGCTGCATTTAACAGGTTAACAGGTTAAATGCTGATGTTGTGCAGCCAAAGTTTGTTCAAACTGACAGAGCTGTAGTTTTAGCTTAGTACTGAATTCATAGGGGCTCTCAAAGAAAATTAGCTTAAAATGAGAGTATATCTAGAATAGTTCTATCTCATGGAGTCATGCATCTATAAAAACTAAAGAGTTGTGGGTTTGAATATGTAACTCAGTGTAAACATTATAAAGCTTCAATGATGAGCTGGAACAAGCTTTGAGAGAATATATAGGCTATTTGTTATTGTCAGATagtgtgtaaaaaaacatgatttttatatgAGACTGTGCATTTTTTACAGAAATTTTACAATCTTCAATCTTCAATACTGTTACAAACGTAAAGTTAAATTCATAACCAGTAAAACTCACCCTCTCTCAGCTCAATACAATCGGGTTGTGTTGCAGCTACAGCCTTATCTTGTTTGGTATGACTGGTAGCTtagtggctaatgttagcaaaatTTGTAAAGATATTGTTGCGTAGTTGACACTGCTGTTATACTACGGTTTACTGTATTACTTAGGCTACTACTATCCCATAATCTACACTGTAAGGTGTTAAGGAGTTAAGCCCTGttgcacaaataaaaagttaaataagtTGGTGGCTTCTTGTTTAAAAACAAGGACGTTCTATGGTGTGGTTGGAGGATTGGaaagatgtttttgtcataATATGTTAGCTGGAGACTCTTATGtatacatgttttttattgtaactAAAAGTAGCAAAAGGAAGCTGATGGGATTTTATTTAATGTCAGTGGCTGTTtactctttgtgtgttttaaaaatgaggaaACTCTATCATACCTTTGAcaacatctactgtatattagAAAGAgtgtcttttaaataaaatactttgttaaaaaaacgaacaaacaaaaaaaacattggacctttgttctatttttaatagatttttgcAAGGTCCATTAACAGGGCCATTGCAGAAGCAGCCTCGcccatttattttaaatttcatccCCAACCTGAAAGCGTAATGAGCCTGTTTGTCCTTGTGGAGGAGCACTACTCTTCCACTCAGACCTGAATATGGAGCTGTATATCATGCTGAAATGGTTTGGGGAGACATCCTGTGCTTGATGCTCGATGAGTCACTTCCACTCTCCGTGACAGACTGCCAACAGCTGCAacttcatgtctgtgtgcatgtgcatgtgccaAGTTCTATCCATAAACAAACCCCCTCTGCAAACATGGTTATGAAAAGTCAACATACATGAAATTGCACTCTGTATCTTCGCATAAAACACAGCTCTTAAACCACCACTAAACACCCCTGTCAAATCTCAGTTTTGCAAAGCATGAACTGTTGAGATTTGCAATGTTAAGGCCAGAATGCAGTGATCTCTCTACCAGCTGCATTGCAAGACTAAACCCCGTCATGCGTCAGCTTGAGATCCTTGTCTTCTCCAGGTATCACATTCTTTCCTGGTCAGAAGTTccctgtttctttttctcacctCGGATTAGGTGTCTCCTCATATCTGTGACATGCTCTGTTTCCGTCTTGGCTGTGTCTCCCTTAAGCTTTATAAAGTTTTATACAGCCTCACACTGGTGGTCATTTATTTTCTGGCCTTGGTTCCCTGGCAACGCTTGATCTTAAATTTATATCCCAAACAGTATATTATGagaaaggttttcttttttttttattgaaaatgatATTTGTGAAATGATTTCAACATTTAAAGCCTGGGGAAAATGTTTGGAAGAGTTGCATCTACACTTGGATGCTACTCCAGGTGTCAGATGAATGATACTGGGggtctctttttgttttctctgcacCTCTTTATGTCTTTCCTAAAAGGTTGTAGGTGCACAGAAATGTTACCCAAGTGTtacatattgtactgtatgtggacaCAATAACATCTGTTTATTTCCCAGTGTATCTGGTCATCTAAGTTTCTGGGAGTGTTTCTATAGGTTTGTAGGGACACAGATGAAGTGAGTAGCTTTCTATAAACTGCCCTTGATTAAGAGTGTGATATGTTCTTTGCTTCAAGAAATATTTGTTTAGACTAGTACGTTAGTAACAGACATTGTAGGGACATATTAATCTGTAGATGTATGTTTGGTAGTTTTTGCTTGTGTATTTGCCTTCATGGCTCATTACGATTGGTATTCTCTGGTCTACTGCCACGTTAACCTCTAGTTACAAGCTCCACAATTTGTGATGAAACATGAGTCCGTAGGGGTGACCCGTGTCAGGGAAAGACGATCAGGACGGTAGCCTTGGATGACTTGAATACTTTCCATCGGTGTTGGGGTTTGCTCTCTCTATTTCAGAGCTGTATAGTAGCTGGGAGTGTGAGGTTAGAAAGCAACACAGGGaggaaagttacagaaaacaGACTGAGCAGAGAGGAGATTAATTTGTTCTTGCTAATCTGACAGCTCACTTAGGAGGATTATTTGTGCTTAAATTGACACATTAACACACGTAATTATGTCAGACAAACAGACTGGTCAAGCCTCCCAAAGGAAGCCATCCACCAACAAGAACATCAAGAAGCTCCGAACCATTAGCATGGTGTGCAGCCTGACGAGGAGCTGGCAGCAGTGGGTGACAGAGAACGAGAACAAGCAGGCGACTGAACCCAGCGGCTGGGCTCCCTCTTGGATGAGAGAACCAGCAGAGGAACCTAAAAAGACATGGGTCCCCAAGAAGCCTCATCCCACTCAAAACCAGCCAATAGAAGTCTCTCAGCATCATGTAGTTGACGAGGCTCAAAAGATATCAACTCCCCATGAGGAGACCCAAGATGCAGCCAAGACTGAGGAGGTTAAGGCCTCAGCTGAAACACCAGCTGTGTCTCCTATCAAGACAAAGCAGGTGGTGAAGACCGTGACCAGTGGGGCCCAGGAGAAAAGTGCTGGCATCGGGCTACTCACTGAGAAGATCAAGAAAGAGGCTCTGCCGTCAGATGAGGAGATTGACAAGCTGCTGAAGAAGAGAAGCTCACCGACACGCCGCAGAAAGTGCTCCAATATGGTGTCATCACTGACCAAAAGCTGGAAGCAGGTAGAGAATGAACAGAAGTTTggaaaagaaggaggagaaCCAGTAGAGGGACACCCATGTGGGGTTGATAGAGAGGACAGTGGACACTCTGAAGTAGAGGAGAAACTAAACATAGAGGATGCTCAAGAATTCACGACAATCTCTATGAAAGAGGCAGAAGAAAAAGACTCTGAAGAAGACTCTGAATCAGAAGTGCAGATCAAAAGATCCACAGTCCCAACGTGAGTAGGATGAGTGTgcttgattttgtgtttgtagtAAAGAAAGCAAGTTGTTTCTGAACAAACTTGTAAAAGGCTAACAAGTTACAACAAAACATAGTGACGTAACAATTTTCTTCCATCAGACAAATTCTTAAAGGCCAGATGAAATAGTATCATTACCtcattaaagatcccctccagacacattttaaggcacataaaaatactctgctttgacgtagtttgtgtctgatatggtttttccacaaaagaaaGTTCAATTACTTCCTTAAatatccttaaaatgacatttcatctGTGTCCCTCAATTAAAAAGAATTTAACTGTTAAAGAGATCTTCtgtcctacttcactgtaaagtccattctctgTGCTGGAGGCTTCGtgtttccatatcacacttgtACAAGTTGCATACTGATAGGCAATTAGCTTCAAACTATTTATaatgtcacaaattatgcttGTAAGTACACACCCTGAACTTTGATTTACGGTAAGCACAGACAAACTTTCCCCATTTAGCAGATGAATGTGCAAAGAGTCCTCTAGTGTCAGactgcacatatatcattctgcacaatgaagctcaaatatccatCTGAATGAACAAGAagaataacacatttttaagtctAGGGGAACTtttcatgtaatattttcttttgaagTAGGATGTTGAAGTGAGAAATTTTAGTGATCTAAGTAAAACCAATGTTAGTCATGGCCGTAATGGCAGCTTCATTTGACAAAACAGGCAGATTGTTGGCATGATCGCGGAAATATTTATCACCAATGAGAATACAAAGTCTTCCAGGATGTAGCAGTTTCCAGAAAGTTCAGTGACTATTTCCTGacaactttaaaaacacaatctgGTAAAGATTTCATGACTTAtcttaaaatatttccatttcaaaacattttcaccaGAGTATATTTGAATAAACTGAAGAAGCTGAGAATTGCGGGATTAACGTGTTTTTAGAAAGAATTTGCAGTTGGGCCCCTGTTTTCCATCAAGTTTCCTGTCAAGTATCGTTTGCATGTGTACAGTATAGATTGAAGCTCAATTTTATTTTGCACAAAGACTCAGAAACTCCCATACTGGAATACTAACTGGCCCCAGGTTTTCTGTGTGCCAGTTAGTTCGTGGTAATTTGATGAAACGCAATATTATTTAGGAAAATGCACCATGTGAGCAAGAcataaactaaaatattaaaaagatgttggaactagattttgacacagagCTCCTCTACAAGACAGGACCACAGTATTACAGAATAATACAGGACCAGGTTGATATTGTACTTAAATTGTGGATACAGAGGTAACTTGGGGCTTGTGGAGCTCCTGGAGGTCTGGCGTTCCCTTGCAGCTTTGCCTGGGAATCCACATGAGGGGTTCACATTTACACTTGCAGTAACACCAAGTAAAAAAGCAATAACCCTGCTGGTTCAGAACAGATTCTGAGggtaatatatgtatttttatctctttGTAACGTAATCTGACATCCCCCCCAGGTACAAAAAGGAAGCTGAGGATGCCAATAAGATCAACGCCCTCTCCAAGAAATACAGCGCTGTGGGAAATCTCAAGAGCCGCTGGCAGAATTGGGCCTCAGAGCACACCGTCAACCAGAAACTAAACCCCTTCAGTGAATACTTTGATTATGATTACTCCATGTCCCTCCGCCTCCAAAAAGGCGAAGACGGCTACGGACGCCCCAAGGAGGGCACTAAAACAGCGGAGAGAGCTAAACGCGCCGAGCGACACATCCACCGGGAGATTGACGACATGTGTTACGTGCTCAGGACTATGGCTGATCCAGACCCAGACGGAAAGACCAGAGTCACGTTCGGAGAGCTGTTTGACAGATATGTCCGGATCTCCGATAAGGTGGTGGGGATACTGCTGAGAGCAAGGAAACATGGGAAGGTTGCGTTTGAGGGAGAGATGTTGTGGCAAGGCCAGGATGATGGAGTAATCATCACTCTGCTGGTGTGATAGTGACACCTGGGTCAAAGCTGTTAAAATCCTCTTACAGCTACTTGGCTGGCACAGTGGAACTTGTGACATAATCCTAGTCATTACCAAGCAGGGCTAAGAGGaggatttaaaatactattTGACCTGGGTTTGTtcagtggacacacacagaacaataTCAAAGGAATATGGAGACTATGAAGCTTGGTGGATGAATCGATGTGGATTATCCAAAGAAAATCCTTGCTGCTATTTTTATACATACTTGAAGAGTCTTTCTGCTAGTGTTGTTGGTGTGTGAGTTGTAGCTGTCAGGCACATGTTTTGTGAAATCTGCAAACTTTGAAGTTTTAATTCACAAACTCTGTTCTAGCTTTCGGCTACTTACGTTTACATTCAGAGTAGCTTGCATAAATTTTTATGTGGGTCTCTTTTTTAGCACTTTCTTTATGGCTTATGTTAATGATATACTTTAGTATGTGTTAATGTACCAAATACAGTATAGTGTAACACAGTCATTTTAACACAGATTGAGTTTCATTGCCCGAATACATGCAGCTCAGCATTCATTTCACTGTACCAGGCATAATGCAGAGGAACAGAGCAGACCACAGCATTTTTAGACGTCCTGGCCTGTAAGACTGAGGCTGTTTTAACGAATGCAAAGGGTGACTATGACTGTCTgggggaaaaagaaaactttccTTTCAAGTTATTGAGTTTCAGCTGAAGTAATTGAGCTTTATAGAATCAGCTGGTGTTAGCAGTTATTTTTAGTGTCAAACAAACTG contains these protein-coding regions:
- the abrab gene encoding actin binding Rho activating protein b produces the protein MSDKQTGQASQRKPSTNKNIKKLRTISMVCSLTRSWQQWVTENENKQATEPSGWAPSWMREPAEEPKKTWVPKKPHPTQNQPIEVSQHHVVDEAQKISTPHEETQDAAKTEEVKASAETPAVSPIKTKQVVKTVTSGAQEKSAGIGLLTEKIKKEALPSDEEIDKLLKKRSSPTRRRKCSNMVSSLTKSWKQVENEQKFGKEGGEPVEGHPCGVDREDSGHSEVEEKLNIEDAQEFTTISMKEAEEKDSEEDSESEVQIKRSTVPTYKKEAEDANKINALSKKYSAVGNLKSRWQNWASEHTVNQKLNPFSEYFDYDYSMSLRLQKGEDGYGRPKEGTKTAERAKRAERHIHREIDDMCYVLRTMADPDPDGKTRVTFGELFDRYVRISDKVVGILLRARKHGKVAFEGEMLWQGQDDGVIITLLV